The Zonotrichia albicollis isolate bZonAlb1 chromosome 6, bZonAlb1.hap1, whole genome shotgun sequence genome window below encodes:
- the ZBTB42 gene encoding zinc finger and BTB domain-containing protein 42: MEFPDHSRQLLQCLSQQRHQGFLCDCTVLVGEAQFRAHRAVLASCSMYFHLFYRDQLDKRDIVHLNSDIVTAPAFSLLLEFMYEGKLEFNSLPVEDVLAAASYLHMYDIVKVCKGKLKDKELCSEEKINDEAASLEKAEHFLDAGVPLVHEFDPGNKQKFSVAEYERAAGKEKVSSHPAWSSDHISVSSVPTEAEPCAAAAGKTKANVNSSTGPLSQRSVNHPLASSDVDCALDLSFKPVPGRDSLHPSYVFGQLASDSQQQGTEPLVKDEQDLLSDQEDSEARSPESQHFGNSAKSLVTGLGHMFAGNGSSHAREEDIDQERDESEDDMDSSDISSGVLVPPGHICICPLCSKVFPSPHILQLHLSSHFRDKDGSRTRLSPDGSVPTCTLCGKTFSCMYTLKRHERTHSGEKPYTCGQCGKSFQYSHNLSRHAVVHTREKPHGCKWCERRFTQSGDLYRHIRKFHCGLVKSLVV, translated from the coding sequence GCAGCGTCACCAGGGCTTCCTGTGTGACTGTACTGTTTTAGTTGGAGAAGCTCAATTCAGAGCTCACAGAGCCGTTCTTGCCTCTTGCAGTATGTACTTCCATCTTTTCTACAGGGACCAGTTAGACAAAAGGGATATTGTGCATCTGAACAGTGACATTGTCACAGCCCCTGCCTTCAGCCTGCTGCTTGAATTCATGTACGAGGGAAAGCTGGAATTCAACAGTCTCCCAGTGGAAGATGTGCTGGCTGCGGCGAGCTACCTTCACATGTATGACATTGTGAAAGTCTGCAAGGGCAAGTTGAAAGATAAAGAATTATGTTCCGAAGAGAAGATTAATGATGAGGCGGCTAGTTTGGAGAAAGCGGAGCATTTTCTAGACGCCGGAGTGCCCCTGGTCCACGAGTTTGAcccaggaaacaaacaaaaattcagCGTTGCAGAATACgagagagcagcaggcaaagAAAAGGTCAGCAGTCACCCCGCCTGGTCCTCTGATCATATAAGTGTCAGCTCTGTGCCGACAGAGGCAGAACCGTGCGCCGCAGCAGCTGGAAAAACAAAGGCTAATGTCAATAGTTCCACAGGACCTTTGTCCCAAAGGTCTGTTAACCATCCCCTGGCTTCGAGTGATGTGGACTGCGCGCTGGATTTGTCTTTCAAGCCCGTGCCGGGGAGAGATTCCTTACACCCCTCCTATGTCTTTGGACAGCTGGCTTCcgacagccagcagcagggtaCCGAGCCACTTGTTAAAGATGAACAAGACTTGCTGTCAGATCAGGAGGACAGCGAAGCCAGGAGTCCAGAGAGTCAGCATTTTGGGAATTCAGCCAAAAGCCTAGTGACAGGGTTAGGACACATGTTCGCGGGGAATGGCAGCTCTCATGCCCGAGAGGAGGACATAGATCAAGAGCGAGACGAGAGCGAGGACGACATGGATTCGTCGGACATCTCCTCGGGTGTCCTGGTGCCTCCTGGGCATATCTGCATTTGTCCCCTCTGTAGCAAGGTGTTCCCGAGCCCGCACATCCTCCAGCTGCACCTGAGCTCTCACTTCCGCGACAAGGACGGCTCGCGGACCCGCCTGTCCCCCGACGGGTCGGTGCCCACTTGCACCCTCTGCGGAAAGACTTTCTCCTGCATGTACACGCTCAAGAGGCACGAGAGGACTCACTCGGGGGAGAAGCCCTACACCTGCGGCCAGTGCGGGAAGAGCTTCCAGTATTCCCACAACCTCAGCCGGCACGCGGTGGTGCACACCAGGGAGAAACCCCACGGGTGCAAGTGGTGCGAGAGACGCTTCACGCAGTCCGGGGATCTCTACAGACACATCCGCAAATTTCATTGTGGCCTTGTAAAGTCCTTGGTTGTTTGA